A section of the Aricia agestis chromosome 4, ilAriAges1.1, whole genome shotgun sequence genome encodes:
- the LOC121726008 gene encoding uncharacterized protein LOC121726008: MKQFIVLLSIIAVSAAAWEPGLRIKFNVGLRPGTDFFFDVPKTVDAAISEGWSLTQRINTAPYPSLVLYCPADRDLCAYFDDLGYIAGLQIALAQDEFTDAIFDWETQGFTEWVPATPTGEIKKYWTIQQYFVSEAYLLQSAADREAMRKEGVLLQEDAVWVTGINRAIDRISTSRTDIENSVYTRQACLPWMGRHFYYNMSAETTCTASTMYPWFPLVHSGQLIATGFVVFGKLPIIEGQRDWFERPPRLAVQVIVPRGPQCLYDLVDSVGLLTMHIYYVENPWTIGCLLQ, translated from the exons TTAAATTCAACGTCGGGTTGCGCCCAGGCACGGACTTCTTCTTCGACGTACCGAAGACCGTCGACGCCGCCATCTCTGAGGGATGGTCCCTGACCCAACGCATCAACACCGCGCCCTACCCCTCGCTGGTCCTATACTGCCCGGCTGACAGAGACCTCTGCGCGTACTTTGACGACCTCGGCTATATCGCTGGACTGCAAATTGCT TTGGCCCAAGACGAGTTTACTGATGCCATCTTCGACTGGGAGACACAAGGGTTCACGGAGTGGGTGCCCGCCACCCCCACTGGGGAAATCAAGAAATACTGGACCATCCAACAGTACTTCGTTTCCGAAG CATATCTCCTACAAAGCGCAGCAGACCGTGAAGCGATGCGGAAGGAGGGCGTGCTGCTGCAGGAGGACGCGGTGTGGGTGACCGGCATCAACCGCGCCATCGACCGCATATCCACCAGCCGTACCGACATCGAGAACAGCGTCTACACCAGGCAGGCCTGCTTACCTTGGATGG GTCGTCACTTCTACTACAACATGTCTGCGGAGACCACCTGCACGGCCAGCACCATGTACCCGTGGTTCCCGCTGGTGCACTCCGGCCAGCTCATCGCCACCGGTTTCGTCGTGTTCGGCAAACTGCCCATTATCGAGGGCCAGCGCGACTGGTTTGAGAGACCACCCAGACTGGCTGTCCAG GTAATTGTCCCCCGCGGCCCACAGTGCTTATACGATCTGGTCGACTCAGTCGGCTTATTGACGATGCATATTTACTACGTGGAGAATCCTTGGACCATCGGCTGCCTCTTACAGTGA